In Scheffersomyces stipitis CBS 6054 chromosome 7, complete sequence, the DNA window tcatttcaattttatAGTTATACCATATGCATCTTAATATGAACGTTTCCTTTCTAATGATACACAATGGTATAATGCTAaagtagtagaagaaagaaggagaaaattgaaaagtttgaaagACTTCGGTTGAACGAAATAACTATGGCGAAGAAATAGTACCATATTGGTTATCAAGTTGCAGCCTGCATATCTACTGTGGTTCCAaatttttcgcagtcaTTATTAACTATGGTGGATACCGAGGTATGAAGAGGAATACACTATAAGTAAACTTAATAAATGCAAATTGAGTATTTAAGTCGTTCGAAAACTGTAAGAGTATTagttatatatatatatactattGTAGTTTAGTTTATTCAATTTAGTATTATTCATTGTGTCTTTTGTGAGAGTATCCTATACCAAATAGCGATAGGCTCCTCCTAACACCAAAGCCAATaccaacaatatcaacCTTCCGGTACGTGTGATTGTGAACCAGAGCCCGTAGCCTATCAAAAAATCTGGTACAAGACGAACGTAGTTCTGGATAATGTAATCGTACTTGGTGGGCCTCATATATATCTGGGTAGGACCACCTATTGGCTCATCAGCATCTACCATACGTGACAAAATTAGACCATCCACGTTGACTTCATTATGGTGCAAGTGCCTATTCGCATTTTCGTTAGGCAATATTTGCAAATAGCCCGACGAAGATACAATAGATTTGGGCGCTGTGAAAGGCACCGTGATATGCAAAAAGACCGGTTGGTGATCCGATTGAAGTAGACTTTTGATACTGTTGTATTCATGAATAATCGGAAGGCGTTTGCGTTTGTTCTGAGAATTGGAATCTTTACGTAAACGTAGCATTACTACCTGgtcttcatcgtctgaGTCTTCATATGTCATTTGGTACAAGATTCTGTCACACCATGATGGCGATCTCTTAGAGTTGTATACAGCAGTATTAACGTGGTACTTGTAGGTGGGCTGGAAGTCGATACAAGCCTCAGTGAAACCAGTGAATATTTGACCGTTTTCAATGGCCCATGTCAATTCGTCACAATCTTtaaccaattcttcaacagattCATTTGTAACTAACGACTGATCCAGCAACGATATGAGCCTTTTATTTGCATCTGAGGTTGGGTCAAAATTCTTGGTGGTTCTGTAGTTCAAGTCACCCATGAAGAATGTATGACTCCCATCCTTCAAGAGACCGTATCCATCGCCGAAATCGAGAGATCTCATTATTGTGGTCACATTATCGTTTCTGCGGCGATAATAGAACTCACCTTCATAAGCAGAGAGATGCGCATTGGCAAATGTCAATTGTACACTATTATCATTAGCATATTTGCCATCGGGAGCATATGTCAATCTGACCCCAGCTGCTCCCTTTAGAGATGAATAGCCACTCCCACAGCTGGATTGAGCTTTTTTTATAGAATGAAACTTCAGTGGGAAAGGTGTAATCACTATAAGCCCCGTAGCTCCAATATGGTGCATGGCAATGGTTTGGAATCGATGATCGTTGTGTCCATATTTCTTTCTTAGCGAGTGAAGAAACACTTCATTAAAGCGAATCATATGTTTGTGAGCAATATCGTGGAAGCTGCCATCCAAAATGGGACAGAGTTCTTCCAATCCAAACACATAGAGAGCAGCCAAATCAGTTGGAAATGACTCTACCACCTTTTGAATAAAGAGGTCATGATTAAGCTCTCGtttgttgcaattgtaAGTGAATAGAAAGAGAGGGATCTCTTTGGGAATTGtcattgaaaaagatacCGTATGTTAGACTTAGTTGATATAAATGGAAATGTTGCAACGTAATGTTGGTGTGTCTTGTTCTTTATGAATCTCACAGGCGATATCAGCAACAGGATGGTGTAAATATATACGAGATACCGTTGATCTGAGAATGTTAGGCTTGATGTCAATGACTTGTGAAAGGCTGATAATGAGATGAGGAATGAAAATCCAATAAATCTTCCTATGATTTTGTATCAATTGCTGTACAAAGGGGCCGTAATTGACAAAAAGACTCCATATATAGATTTCCTATACTGAATCAACTATTTGTATAGTTCAATTATACTTGTGATTTCAAAATTATAGTACTTGAAACTTGGGGATCGAGTGCTTATTTACAGTTATAGAATATAGCGGTGCGATTGAACAAGTAGACAGAATTAGCGAGAGATAAAAAAAATAGGGCGGTGCGGCTATTAAATCAGATGACTTCAATCACGCAGCTTTCTGCATCTATATCGAGATGCCCCAGACATGTCTTACCCATAATCTCCAACTTTATAGCAGACCATCCGGTTAAATACTTTAAGAATAGTAATACACTATAAGAATGTGgctgtttcttgaactgCAGCGGTCgattcttgaagagctcGATGTAATCGAACTTGAATCCTCGCGTAGGTTCAGAAAAGATCCTCTATTGTATCCACAGAATgagaataaagaaaagcTACAGATTGTCAGAACAAAGAGACCACAgaaagaagtcaagttgCAGCAGCATGAATTGGCTGTTTTCCAACAGAAATACAAGAAACATTGCAATTCACTTAGAAACCATACGGCTAACGATAGCGACATAATACAATCAATCCTTGGTACCCTAGATGATTCCAAAGCTACGTTTTCCAATTTTGATTCTGCTCTAGCCCAAATTCAAGAGAAGCATAACAAGACCAATAAtggtgaaattgaagtGGCGGAGAGCATACGCAATATGTATACTATGTTTTCCAGTATTCTCTTTTCTGGGGAAGAATCTGTATTGCTAGATGATGATATAAAGAGAGTAAGAAAAGAAGGcaaagaaaagacaaaagTCAAGAGAAAGCACATCATCAGCATCACTGCATCCCATCTTGATCCAGATGGAATATACTCTACTGAAGAAGTATATGGAAAATATTTGGATTTGACAAAATTCCACGAGATCTACAGAAATCAGACTTCCAGCAACGTCTCGTATTTGGAGTACTTGAAAGTGTTCGATATCTTTCCATACGCAGAAAGCTTCCGCAGTTCAAGCATATATCTACAGTACTTGAGAGATCTAAGTGAATATTTGGTAGACTTCGTACTGAGAACAGAGCCATTGCAGAACTTCAATGAAGTGTTTGAATCTATTAAGAAATCATATTCTCctaaagaagaaccagCAACTAGAGATGGAGTAGAAAATGAACTGGGTGAAGTGTATTGTAGTGTTTGTCAAAAGGTCTTTGCAAAGATATCAGTTTATCAAGGCCATTTAAATGGTAAGAaacacaagaagaatgctAAAGAATTGCAAACTGCAACACCAAAAGAGTCAATCATTTCTGAGAGTGACTTGCAAGAGCATATTAATACAGAATTGGGTAAGTTCCTCTCCAACTATAAAGAGGCAACTATACAGAATACAGAGAGAAAATCAGCCATGactgaaagagaaagattgATAGAGAATACCACGATCGTCGGAGACGAATCTGACTATACGACTGTATATGATTCAAGTTCAGATAGTGGAAATGATTCCagcgatgaagaagaaaacgagAACTTAAAACACCTACCTTTAGGAGCCGATGGAAAGCCAATTCCATTTTGGCTCTATAAACTTCAGGGGTTGCACAAGACTTACAACTGTGAAATATGTGGCAATGTTACATACAAAGGCAGAGTCACTTTTGAAAAACACTTTAGTGCACCTAAGCATCAATATGGCTTGAAATGTCTTGGAATAACTGAGCAATTTGTGTCCTACTTTAAGGATATAATACTGATTAACGAAGCACAAGATCTCTggaaaagattgaaaagaGATAAAAGAATCAAGGAAGGAGACATCGAGAATGCTGTGGAAGTCGAAGACGCCGAAGGTAATGTCATGTCAGAGAAGGATTACcttgatttgaagaaacaaggTCTATTATAGAAAAATTATAGAATATTGTAGTATAGCATAGATAAGCAACTCAACAAGGGATATTGTTTGTATAAGATGTACAATTCTGTCTATTCAACATCGTTGGATCCGTACGTTACACCTATGGAAGTAagatttcaatattttcacgtgacttcACATCTCACAAAGTATAAGGAAATTTGACAGAACTATAATTCTCAATTCTTGTACTACATCAGCTATTTGTTGATGCTCTTGAggttttctcttttcaagaatctGAGACTTTGGAATACACTGCAACGATTTGCTCTGCGAAAAATGAGTGAAAGAGTCGAAGTTTCCCAAGACAAAGGAGTTAAAAGACCGGCATCTCCATCTCCTGCTGCTCAGGATTCAAAGCTCAGGGATAGTCAGGGCTTCAGAATGAAGCGCCAAGTAATTGACAAAGTTACCTTGACGGCATATGAGCAACTAGGAGGAGAGGATGCTTCTGATAGCACCATTCAGCAAGGAAAGACGAtcgaggaagaagaagcagaaggtGCTAGCTACATCATCGATGGTAGATTGAGAAGAGTACATCCATACTATTTTACCTATTTGACATATTGCAAGATGAGATGGAGGGACAGAAAACTCTTGGATATATTTGTAGACGAATTTAGAGATCGCTCGGCTGAATACTACAAGAAAGCCATTGATGCTGGACAAGTAACGTTGAATAAAAAGCCAGCTAACTTGGACAGTATAGTGAGAAATGGAGATCTCATCAGTCATCGTACTTATAGAAAAGAGCCCCCAGTTTCATCGCgtgaaatcaaaattgtGTATGAGGATGACGATTTAATTGCAATTGATAAACCTTCAGGTATTCCAGTGCATCCTACGGGGAGGTATCGGTACAATACTATCACCAAGATTTTCCAGCACGAAATGGGCAAAGTGGTACACCCCTGTAACAGACTTGATAGACTCACTAGTGGTTTGATGTTTCTTGGAAAAACCGCTAAAGGGGCAGACAAATTGGTCAAACAGATCAGAGAAAGAAGCGTAAGAAAGGAGTACATTGCTAGAGTGAAGGGAGAATTTCccttggaagaagttgaagtcgACCAGCCTATGAGAACCATTGCTCATAAGCTAGGCTTGAACAGAATTGACTTGAAAGAAGGCAAAGATGCTAAAACTGCTTTCAAACGGGTTTCTTATGATCCAGAACACGATACTTCGATTGTCAAGTGTATTCCATTAACTGGTAGAACTCACCAAATTCGTGTACACTTACAATACCTTGGGCATCCTATTGCCAACGACCCTATCTACTCGAACAAGTTCGTATGGGGAAATAATTTGGGAAAAGACAACGAAGGTGACTCCAATGAAATAATACAACGTTTAGATAGAATTGGTAAAGACAAGGCCGCCTCTTCTTGGGCCCATCCCGAGGAAGATGGAGAGTTAATTActgatgaaattgatgaaatctCTGGAATGCCAGTTTATTCCGATCCTGGTCCCAATGACTTGGACTTGTGGTTGCATGCCTATAAATATGAAGCAGCAGACAAGTCGTGGTCGTACAAGACTGAGTATCCTGAATGGGCAATTGGACCACACAGAAAGTTCATGGAATTATCACTAGAAATGGCCAATAAGTGCGACGAAACGCAAACTCAATACAATGTAGGTGCTGTTTTGGTCAACAGAGGCAAGGTTCTTGCTACAGGCCACTCTAGAGAACTTCCAGGAAACACCCATGCAGAACAGTGTGCTTTAGAAAAGTATTTCGAAGAGACTGGAAAGAGAGAAATACCGAAAGGAACAGAGATATATACTACGATGGAACCATGT includes these proteins:
- a CDS encoding predicted protein → MTIPKEIPLFLFTYNCNKRELNHDLFIQKVVESFPTDLAALYVFGLEELCPILDGSFHDIAHKHMIRFNEVFLHSLRKKYGHNDHRFQTIAMHHIGATGLIVITPFPSKFHSIKKAQSSCGSGYSSLKGAAGVRLTYAPDGKYANDNSVQLTFANAHLSAYEGEFYYRRRNDNVTTIMRSLDFGDGYGLLKDGSHTFFMGDLNYRTTKNFDPTSDANKRLISLSDQSLVTNESVEELVKDCDELTWAIENGQIFTGFTEACIDFQPTYKYHVNTAVYNSKRSPSWCDRILYQMTYEDSDDEDQVVMLRLRKDSNSQNKRKRLPIIHEYNSIKSLLQSDHQPVFLHITVPFTAPKSIVSSSGYLQILPNENANRHLHHNEVNVDDADEPIGGPTQIYMRPTKYDYIIQNYVRLVPDFLIGYGLWFTITRTGRLILLVLALVLGGAYRYLV
- a CDS encoding predicted protein (go_component nucleus~go_function nucleic acid binding; zinc ion binding), which encodes MEMLQRNVARSILEELDVIELESSRRFRKDPLLYPQNENKEKLQIVRTKRPQKEVKLQQHELAVFQQKYKKHCNSLRNHTANDSDIIQSILGTLDDSKATFSNFDSALAQIQEKHNKTNNGEIEVAESIRNMYTMFSSILFSGEESVLLDDDIKRVRKEGKEKTKVKRKHIISITASHLDPDGIYSTEEVYGKYLDLTKFHEIYRNQTSSNVSYLEYLKVFDIFPYAESFRSSSIYLQYLRDLSEYLVDFVSRTEPLQNFNEVFESIKKSYSPKEEPATRDGVENESGEVYCSVCQKVFAKISVYQGHLNGKKHKKNAKELQTATPKESIISESDLQEHINTELGKFLSNYKEATIQNTERKSAMTERERLIENTTIVGDESDYTTVYDSSSDSGNDSSDEEENENLKHLPLGADGKPIPFWLYKLQGLHKTYNCEICGNVTYKGRVTFEKHFSAPKHQYGLKCLGITEQFVSYFKDIISINEAQDLWKRLKRDKRIKEGDIENAVEVEDAEGNVMSEKDYLDLKKQGLL
- the RIB2 gene encoding DRAP deaminase (N-terminal part related to RNA:pseudouridine (psi)-synthases C-terminal portion contains the deaminase domain implicated in Riboflavin synthesis~go_function zinc ion binding; hydrolase activity; RNA binding; pseudouridine synthase activity~go_process RNA processing) — protein: MSERVEVSQDKGVKRPASPSPAAQDSKLRDSQGFRMKRQVIDKVTLTAYEQLGGEDASDSTIQQGKTIEEEEAEGASYIIDGRLRRVHPYYFTYLTYCKMRWRDRKLLDIFVDEFRDRSAEYYKKAIDAGQVTLNKKPANLDSIVRNGDLISHRTYRKEPPVSSREIKIVYEDDDLIAIDKPSGIPVHPTGRYRYNTITKIFQHEMGKVVHPCNRLDRLTSGLMFLGKTAKGADKLVKQIRERSVRKEYIARVKGEFPLEEVEVDQPMRTIAHKLGLNRIDLKEGKDAKTAFKRVSYDPEHDTSIVKCIPLTGRTHQIRVHLQYLGHPIANDPIYSNKFVWGNNLGKDNEGDSNEIIQRLDRIGKDKAASSWAHPEEDGELITDEIDEISGMPVYSDPGPNDLDLWLHAYKYEAADKSWSYKTEYPEWAIGPHRKFMELSLEMANKCDETQTQYNVGAVLVNRGKVLATGHSRELPGNTHAEQCALEKYFEETGKREIPKGTEIYTTMEPCTLRLSGNIPCADRIIGTTIKTCFVGIVEPDTFVKNNSCSAKFAENGIEYIHIPGYEEECLKIATKGHEKLSKDS